A single region of the Amphiura filiformis chromosome 7, Afil_fr2py, whole genome shotgun sequence genome encodes:
- the LOC140156563 gene encoding uncharacterized protein produces MNGDEKDREMNEDNGLNRKMKMCVLWKERQKYIDETMKHLNNRTNYALVDSDPTDSFSQQIQSTLDDMHARDELTDKAHAFLSPTDSKAARFYLLPKIHKPGNPGRPIVSGNGSPTENISLYVDHFIKPLVSQTSSYIHDTPDFLRKLEAIKDQIPSTAIIGTCDVSSLYTNIPFSEGIAATCEALSRSDHTSPPIDDLKTLMNHVLTKNNFTFMGEHYLQVFGTSMGTRMAPSFACLFMSRLEEQMLDAAPCRPWIWWRYIDDVFFIWTREEDSLHTFLDHVNSFHRTIKFTSELSHHQVNFLDVTIRKENDSLVTDLYTKPTDSHQYLHSSSCHPQHCKSGIAYSQALRLRRICTNDSDFSQHARDLKRNLTTRGHSAHKVQQAINKVKSLPRSDVLKQKPRSQDTNTRVPLVVTFHPNLPPLRSITNDNHHILQTSDRLQRAVPDNPILAYRRPRNLRDLLVRAEVPLFLILFLPHNRVLSHVIPGVLFARTISKQGILSPYSIKVSYRRMAN; encoded by the exons ATGAATGGAGATGAGAAGGATAGggaaatgaatgaagacaatgggctgaatagaaaaatgaaaatgtgtg TTCTGTGGAAAGAACGCCAAAAGTACATCGATGAGACCATGAAGCACCTCAACAATCGTACTAACTATGCTCTTGTTGATTCTGATCCTACTGACTCTTTCTCTCAACAGATACAGTCCACCCTGGATGACATGCATGCTCGTGATGAATTAACCGACAAAGCCCATGCATTTCTTTCTCCTACAGATTCTAAAGCTGCTCGATTTTATCTCCTCCCCAAGATCCACAAGCCCGGGAATCCTGGTCGACCCATTGTATCCGGTAATGGTTCCCCCACTGAGAACATATCTCTCTACGTTGACCACTTCATTAAACCCCTTGTTTCACAGACTTCGTCATACATACACGACACCCCAGACTTTCTCAGGAAGCTTGAAGCCATCAAGGACCAGATCCCCAGCACTGCCATCATTGGCACTTGTGATGTGTCATCCCTGTATACTAATATCCCATTCAGTGAAGGAATTGCAGCTACCTGTGAAGCGCTGTCTAGAAGTGACCACACCAGTCCCCCCATTGATGATCTGAAAACTCTCATGAATCATGTACTAACTAAGAACAATTTCACCTTCATGGGAGAGCACTATTTACAGGTATTTGGGACATCGATGGGGACCCGCATGGCACCGTCGTTCGCCTGCCTCTTCATGTCTAGGCTTGAAGAGCAGATGTTGGATGCGGCCCCTTGTCGTCCATGGATTTGGTGGAGGTACATTGACGATGTGTTTTTCATCTGGACCAGAGAAGAAGACAGCCTTCACACTTTCCTTGACCATGTCAATTCTTTCCACAGAACTATTAAATTCACATCTGAACTTTCTCACCACCAGGTCAACTTCTTGGATGTCACCATCAGAAAGGAAAATGACTCCCTTGTCACAGATCTCTACACCAAGCCCACAGACAGTCACCAGTATCTACACTCTTCCAGTTGCCATCCCCAACATTGCAAAAGTGGTATAGCATACAGCCAAGCTCTCCGCCTCCGCCGCATTTGTACTAATGATTCTGACTTTTCACAGCATGCTAGGGACCTCAAGAGGAACCTTACAACTAGGGGACACAGCGCACACAAAGTGCAGCAGGCCATCAACAAGGTCAAATctcttcccaggtcagatgtacTGAAGCAGAAGCCAAGAAGCCAAGACACCAATACCAGAGTCCCTCTTGTGGTCACTTTTCATCCTAACCTCCCTCCTCTCCGCAGCATCACTAATGACAATCACCATATACTTCAaacctcagatcggctacaacgagCGGTTCCCGATAACCCCATCCTGGCCTACAGACGTCCCCGCAATCTTAGAGATCTTCTTGTGAGAGCTGaagtccccctctttctgatactATTCCTTCCACACAACAGGGTACTGTCACATGTGATTCCAGGTGTGTTGTTTGCAAGGACCATATCCAAGCAGGGGATTCTGTCAcca tattcTATCAAAGTATCGTATCGGCGAATGGCCAACTGA